The Juglans regia cultivar Chandler chromosome 2, Walnut 2.0, whole genome shotgun sequence genome includes a window with the following:
- the LOC108994095 gene encoding glycine cleavage system H protein 3, mitochondrial: MALRMWASSTANAFRFSYASKSHLSPAFSLSRCFSTVLDGLKYASSHEWVKHEGAVATIGITDHAQDHLGEVVFVELPEAGGSISQGGSFGAVESVKATSDVNSPISGEIVEVNTKLTESPGLINSKPYEDGWMIKVKPSNPSELEAMMGPKEYTKFCEEEDASH, from the exons ATGGCTCTCAGAATGTGGGCTTCTTCCACGGCCAATGCATTCAGATTCTCTTATGCCTCCAAATCCCATCTCTCCCCTGCGTTCTCTCTCTCCCGCTGCTTCTCTACCG TGTTGGATGGTTTGAAGTATGCATCCTCGCATGAGTGGGTGAAGCATGAAGGCGCTGTGGCTACAATCGGCATCACCGACCATGCTcag GACCATCTTGGAGAAGTAGTGTTTGTGGAACTGCCAGAAGCTGGGGGCTCAATATCTCAAGGTGGCAGTTTTGGAGCTGTGGAAAGTGTCAAAGCAACCAGTGATGTCAATTCCCCTATCTCGGGTGAGATTGTTGAGGTCAACACAAAGCTTACTGAATCACCTGGCTTG ATCAATTCAAAGCCATACGAAGATGGATGGATGATCAAGGTGAAGCCAAGCAATCCCTCTGAATTAGAAGCCATGATGGGTCCAAAGGAATACACAAAATTCTGTGAGGAGGAGGATGCTTCACATTAG
- the LOC108994094 gene encoding uncharacterized protein LOC108994094, translated as MGEIVEEEGPDVGDADRNGEVDNNNTVEVILRTVGPARPSRFRVPSTIKVCDLRRLISGNDRLPIDHLRLILRGNVLHDNDENGNHVYLRLNDGDSLIVAVKPKPPIKHLREGFDDEDDDEDLKFQLPHSSSRWKRRLYSFLHDKLKLPDILLMAILSLSLKAWALIVLWFILAPVAHRWDLGPLYILGSGFVIIILNLGHRQPGDLSAYSIFNEEFRELPGTLNADRLDRDIRSGQF; from the exons ATGGGAGAGATCGTAGAGGAGGAGGGGCCCGATGTGGGCGACGCTGATCGCAATGGAGAAGTAGATAACAATAATACAGTGGAAGTCATTCTCCGAACCGTCGGCCCCGCTCGCCCCTCTCGCTTCCGCGTTCCCTCTACCATCAAA GTGTGTGATTTGAGAAGATTGATTTCGGGAAACGATCGTCTACCCATTGATCATTTAAGGCTTATTTTGCGAGGGAATGTATTGCATGACAACGACGAAAATGGGAACCATGTCTACCTACGACTTAATGATGGCG ATTCCCTAATTGTTGCCGTCAAACCGAAGCCACCAATTAAACATCTTCGTGAGGGATTTGATGATGAAGACGACGATGAAGATCTG AAGTTTCAGCTCCCACATTCATCAAGCAGGTGGAAAAGGAGGCTTTACTCTTTTCTACATGATAAGTTGAAGCTTCCAG ATATCCTTTTGATGGCGATTCTTTCTCTCAGTCTAAAGGCATGGGCCCTTATTGTCTTGTGGTTTATCTTGGCACCTGTTGCCCATAGATGGGATCTTGGACCTCTATAT ATACTTGGATCCGGCTTTGTAATCATTATCCTGAATCTTGGACATCGACAACCTGGTGACTTAAG TGcctattctatttttaatgaagaatttAGAGAGCTTCCCGGGACACTTAATGCAGATCGTCTTGATAGAGATATACGATCAGGTCAATTTTGA